The Pseudomonas sp. FP2309 genome has a window encoding:
- a CDS encoding ImcF-related family protein — protein sequence MQFRRFVGFWVLAGMLLLAGMSLGVMVWRYPDWLGIQPSSERQIFWLLAIAATTAIVVLFLLGYHLLGRELGRSAYRKEEAKDFPQVARPKPHVAQAAQSAVPNGAYLRERYGVFWRRKVRLLLVVGEPSQIEAIAPNLTKKCWLEGQNTVLLWAGSVQGDPQDASLLQWRGLCRRRALDGVVWAVSKDQCTDAAAMSTGVRRLQNLASALRWQLPLHLWQVGDSAWSQDGRDSQPVGCLLPSRLTSPGLENSLDSLLDPLRRAGLAQMHDAMTHDFLLRLSRDLQAEGIARWRQILTPLLGEFSRGVPLRGLWFSLPLPPVESTLEHFWPVNTAWQGVLNDKAASGRRLGWGAHRTAYALALGLAVLWGAGLLLSFVSNRAQIAQIHTSLAALQYALHGDEQLQALNELVRELARLDDRVQGGAPWYQRFGLSQNQALLETLWPRYVEANNRLIRDPAAATLRQQLNALVKLAPDSPERAERAQEAYAQLKAYLMMARPEKADAGLLVKTLSDVEPSRAGISPGLWQILAPNLWQFYGEHLSANPAWRIETDPRLVAQVRQVLLGQLGRRNAEASLYQQLLDDAANHYADLGLHQLVGDTDALALFSTDASVPGVFTRQAWEGQVRQAIDAIAAARREEIDWVLSDKPSDIDTRLSPDQLRERLTERYFQDYASAWLELLNSLRWQQAGSLADVIDQLTLMSDVRQSPLIALMNTVAYHAQAGTRTEALADSLVKSAQQLIGQDNAPLIDQLAHLPGSPLDATFGPLLALLGKGPEGKSGADGLSLQSFLTRVTRVRLKLQQISTAPDPLEMTQALAQTVFQGRSIDLTDTQAYGSLMAASLGAEWGGAAQTLFVQPLEHAWQRVLQPSAAGINSQWQRSIVSHWDDAFASRYPFTATASDASLPMLGQMIRADSGRIEQFLQRQLSGVLRKEGSRWVADPRHSQGLRFNPQFLTAINQLSDLADVLYTDGGMGLSFELQGKPVRDVVQTTFILNGDKHQYFNQKESWQRFNWPGRSDYPGVSLSWTSVLAGERLFGDYPGTWGLIRLLEKARVTPLDDADSRYRMVLKAPDGLNLIWHLRTELDAGPLALLKLRGFKLPQQIFLSENAAQTPYAQNGSFP from the coding sequence ATGCAGTTTCGACGCTTTGTAGGCTTCTGGGTTCTGGCTGGCATGCTGTTGTTGGCCGGCATGTCGCTGGGGGTGATGGTATGGCGCTACCCGGACTGGTTGGGTATCCAGCCAAGCAGCGAACGCCAGATCTTTTGGCTGCTGGCGATCGCTGCGACCACGGCGATCGTGGTGCTGTTTCTGCTGGGTTACCATTTGCTGGGCCGCGAACTGGGGCGTTCGGCCTATCGTAAGGAAGAAGCAAAGGATTTCCCCCAAGTGGCCCGTCCTAAACCTCACGTTGCTCAGGCTGCGCAAAGTGCCGTTCCCAATGGTGCTTATCTTCGAGAACGCTATGGTGTCTTCTGGCGGCGCAAAGTCCGACTCTTGTTGGTGGTCGGTGAACCGTCCCAAATTGAAGCCATCGCTCCGAACCTGACCAAGAAATGTTGGCTGGAAGGCCAAAACACCGTGCTGCTGTGGGCCGGCAGCGTTCAGGGGGATCCCCAAGACGCGTCGCTTTTACAGTGGCGTGGCCTGTGTCGCAGGCGTGCGCTCGATGGGGTGGTCTGGGCAGTGAGCAAAGACCAATGCACCGATGCTGCCGCCATGAGCACCGGTGTTCGTCGCCTGCAAAACCTGGCCAGTGCTTTACGTTGGCAACTGCCGTTGCACCTATGGCAGGTCGGCGACAGTGCATGGTCTCAGGACGGTCGCGATAGCCAACCCGTGGGTTGTCTGCTGCCATCACGACTCACTTCCCCGGGTTTGGAAAACAGCCTGGATAGTTTGCTCGACCCTTTGCGCCGCGCGGGCCTGGCGCAAATGCACGATGCCATGACTCATGACTTCCTCCTGCGGCTGTCCCGCGATTTACAGGCCGAGGGCATTGCCCGTTGGCGCCAGATACTGACGCCGCTATTGGGCGAGTTTTCCCGCGGTGTACCGTTACGCGGCCTGTGGTTCAGTCTGCCGCTGCCGCCTGTTGAGAGCACGCTTGAACACTTCTGGCCGGTGAATACGGCCTGGCAAGGCGTTCTCAACGATAAAGCTGCCAGTGGCCGCCGACTGGGCTGGGGCGCACACCGAACCGCCTATGCGCTGGCCTTGGGATTGGCCGTGCTGTGGGGGGCTGGACTGCTGCTGTCTTTCGTCAGCAACCGCGCGCAAATCGCCCAGATACACACCTCGCTTGCTGCCCTGCAATACGCCTTGCACGGTGACGAGCAACTCCAGGCCCTCAACGAACTGGTCCGCGAACTGGCACGCCTGGACGATCGCGTCCAGGGCGGCGCTCCGTGGTATCAACGCTTCGGCTTGAGCCAAAATCAGGCACTGCTCGAAACGTTGTGGCCACGTTATGTCGAGGCCAACAACCGCTTGATCCGCGACCCGGCCGCCGCCACGCTGCGCCAGCAGCTCAACGCGCTGGTCAAGCTGGCGCCGGACAGCCCCGAGCGTGCCGAACGTGCCCAAGAGGCCTACGCCCAGCTCAAGGCTTACCTGATGATGGCGCGTCCGGAAAAAGCCGATGCCGGTCTCCTGGTCAAGACCCTGAGTGACGTTGAGCCGTCGCGCGCAGGTATATCTCCCGGGCTTTGGCAAATCCTGGCGCCCAACCTGTGGCAGTTCTACGGCGAACACCTGAGCGCAAACCCCGCCTGGCGCATCGAGACCGATCCCAGGCTGGTGGCACAGGTCCGCCAGGTGCTGCTCGGCCAGTTGGGCCGACGCAATGCCGAGGCCAGCCTGTACCAACAACTGCTCGACGACGCCGCCAATCACTACGCCGATCTGGGCCTCCACCAATTGGTGGGCGACACCGATGCCCTGGCCCTGTTCTCCACCGATGCCAGCGTGCCGGGCGTCTTCACCCGCCAGGCCTGGGAGGGTCAGGTGCGTCAGGCCATCGACGCGATCGCCGCGGCCCGCCGCGAGGAAATCGACTGGGTGCTCAGCGACAAGCCCAGCGACATCGACACCCGCTTGAGCCCGGACCAGCTCCGCGAGCGGCTCACCGAACGCTATTTCCAGGACTACGCCAGTGCCTGGCTGGAACTGCTCAACAGCCTGCGCTGGCAGCAGGCCGGCAGCCTCGCCGACGTGATTGACCAACTGACGCTGATGAGTGATGTGCGCCAATCCCCACTGATTGCGTTGATGAACACGGTGGCCTATCACGCTCAGGCGGGCACCCGCACCGAAGCGTTGGCCGACTCGCTTGTGAAGTCCGCGCAACAGCTGATCGGGCAGGACAACGCGCCATTGATCGACCAACTGGCCCACCTGCCCGGCAGCCCCTTGGACGCCACTTTTGGTCCCTTGCTGGCGCTGCTGGGCAAAGGCCCGGAGGGCAAGAGCGGCGCCGATGGCCTCAGTCTCCAATCTTTCCTCACCCGCGTGACGCGGGTGCGCTTGAAGTTGCAGCAAATCAGCACGGCGCCCGATCCGCTGGAGATGACCCAGGCACTGGCGCAAACCGTGTTTCAAGGCCGCAGCATCGACCTGACCGACACTCAGGCTTACGGCAGCCTGATGGCCGCCAGCCTGGGGGCAGAGTGGGGCGGGGCGGCGCAAACGTTGTTCGTGCAACCCCTGGAACACGCGTGGCAACGCGTTTTGCAACCGTCGGCGGCGGGCATCAACAGCCAGTGGCAACGCTCGATCGTCAGCCATTGGGATGATGCTTTCGCCAGCCGCTACCCGTTCACCGCCACTGCCAGCGATGCGTCCTTGCCGATGCTGGGCCAGATGATCCGCGCAGACTCCGGCCGCATCGAGCAGTTTTTGCAGCGGCAACTGAGTGGCGTGTTGCGCAAGGAGGGCAGCCGCTGGGTGGCAGACCCGCGCCACAGCCAAGGGCTGCGCTTCAACCCGCAATTTCTGACTGCCATTAACCAGCTCAGTGATTTGGCCGACGTGCTCTACACCGATGGTGGTATGGGGCTGAGTTTTGAACTGCAGGGCAAACCCGTACGCGATGTGGTGCAAACCACCTTCATCCTCAACGGCGACAAGCACCAGTACTTCAATCAGAAGGAGAGCTGGCAGCGCTTCAACTGGCCGGGGCGTAGTGACTATCCCGGCGTCAGCCTGAGCTGGACCAGCGTGCTGGCCGGCGAACGGTTATTCGGCGATTACCCCGGCACTTGGGGCCTGATTCGCTTGCTGGAGAAAGCCCGGGTCACGCCGTTGGACGATGCTGACAGTCGCTACCGCATGGTACTCAAGGCGCCCGATGGCCTGAACCTGATCTGGCACCTGCGCACTGAGTTGGATGCGGGGCCGCTGGCGCTGCTCAAATTAAGGGGGTTCAAGTTGCCTCAGCAGATATTTCTCAGTGAGAACGCCGCCCAAACGCCTTATGCGCAGAACGGGAGTTTCCCATGA